The genomic window ACATACAGCAGCAGCACAACTCCGGTACCAATCGCTAACGACAGCGGCAGGTTGCGCTTCGGATTTCGGATTTCGCCTGCGGTAAACGTCACATTGTTCCAGGCATCCGCGCTGAACAGCGATCCTACCTGCACCACCGCGACAATCGTCAACAACCCGACGTAAGCCGTCGGTCCGCCCACGCCGACCTGCACTGCATGGGTCGTATGCCAGCCAGCACCTGCCCAGAAGTGATGCCAGCCTGCACCGAAGTTGGCCGCCAGCGCAATCGCGTCCTTTGCGAACACGCCGACCAGAACCACTGCGGCCAGTGCCAGCACCTTCGCCGAGGTGAATACATTCTGCACCGCCGCGCCCATCTTTATGCCCAGCGTGTTCAGCAACGTCAGCAGCGTGATTACGACGATTGCCGAAAGGTTGGCGGTGTTCAACCCGATCTCCATGTTGCCCAGTACCATCGGCCCCACATGCCAGGCCGGAACATGGCCGATGTGCCACAGCCAGCGCTGCGCGCTCACCGATGGGAAGAAGACACCGAGAAATTTTCCAAAGGCCACGCCCACCGCGGCGATGGTTCCCGTCTGGATCACGAGGAACAACGTCCATCCGTAGAGAAATCCCCACAACGGCCCAAGAGCTTCGCGCAGATAGACATACTGGCCGCCAGCCTTTGGCATCATCGCCGCCAGTTCGCCGTAGCTCAGCGCGCCTATTACTGTCATCACCGCCGTTACCAGCCATGCCGCGATCAGTAGTGCGGGGGAGCCGAGCGCGCGCGACATATCGGCCGAGACGATAAAGATGCCCGAGCCGATCATCGAGCCCATCACGATCGCGGTCGCCGAAAATAGCCCCATCCCCTGCACGAACTGCGGAGAGGCGACAGCTTCGTTTTGGATTTTTACCGAACTATTCACGTTGCGTCAGTTCTACCCCAAAATCTCCAGAAAGTCCCGCGCCACTTTCTCAACTGACCCACCTTCAACAAATAAGGCACTAATCAGGGCCACAGAATCCGCCCCGGCTTCGATCACACTCCGCACATTGGCCCGCGTAATTCCGCCGATGGCCACAATCGGCTTGCTCGTCAAAACCCGCGCGCGCCGTACTCCGTCGAGACCAATCACCGGCTCCGCATCGAGTTTCGTCCCGGTGGCAAAGACTGGCCCCACGGCTACATAATCTGCGGAAGTCGCATTCGCTAGCAGTACCTGCTCGTCATTGTGCGTGGAGACGCCAACCCAGCGCGCCGCACCCACGACTCGCCGCGCATCGTCGGGCGGCAGATCTCCCTGCCCTACATGCACCCCACCCCAATCCGCCAGCACGGCGAGGTCGGCACGGTCATTCAGGATGAGCCTGCAATTTGCACCCGCAAATACTTCGCGAATTATGGCTGCATTCTGCAAGATCGACTGCGGCGAACCGGCCTTGTCCCGGTACTGAAGCAGCTCCACGCCTGCCGTTCGCATCTGCTCGGCGGCCCAGCGCACCTCATGCCCACGAGCCGCCAGCAACCCCGCATCCAGAATCGGATATAACTTCGGCAAGCCCACTGCTACTCCGCCTTGATGTCCTTCTGCCGCTCGAAGAAACGCTCCATGAACTTCGTATCGAACTTGCCCGAACGGAACTCAGCATCGGCAAAGATCTTCTGATGCATCGGAATCGTCGTGTGGATTCCCTGCACCACGAACTGCGACAGCGCCCGCTGCATCTTGTTCATGGCCTCTTCGCGGTCCTTGCCGTGGCAGATTAACTTCGCGATCAGCGAATCGTAGTACGGGGGCACGACGCCTTCGGCATACTGCGCAGTGTCCACACGAACGCCGTTGCCACCAGGCAGGTTGAACGCGGTAATCTTGCCTGCGCTGGGCGTGAACTTCTCGGGATGCTCCGCATTGATGCGGCACTCAATCGCGTGCCCGCGAATCGTTACCGGCTCGGTCACAATCGAGTTCAACTTCTCGCCCGCAGCGATGCGCAACTGCGCCTTCACCAGATCGATTCCTGTAACCATCTCGGTTACACAATGCTCCACCTGGATGCGGGTGTTCATCTCGATGAAGTAGATCTTGCCGTCTTCATCCATCAGAAATTCAATCGTCCCGGCGTTCCAGTAGCCGATATTTTCGAGCGACTTCCTGATCGTCTTGCCAAGCTCTTCGCGCAGCTTGGGAGTGATCACCAGGCTTGGAGCCTCTTCAATAAGCTTCTGGTGTCGCCGCTGAATCGAGCACTCGCGCTCGCCGAGACTCATCACGTTGCCATGCTCGTCGGCCAGCACCTGGAACTCGATATGCCGAGGCCGCTCGATGAACTTCTCCATGTACATATCGCCGTTGCCGAAGGAGTTCATCGCCTCTTGCGTGGCCTGTTCGTAAAACTTCGGAAGCTCCTCTGCGTTGCGGCAGATACGCATCCCCTTGCCGCCGCCGCCAGCAACTGCCTTCAAGATCACCGGATAGCCCACGCTGCGCGCCCACTCGAGCGCCTCGCCTTCGTTGGCGATCACGCCATCGGACCCAGGCAGAATCGGCACCTTCGCCTTCTTCATGGTCTGCCGCGCGGTGGACTTCTCACCCATCATCCGCGTTACTTCAGGCGGAGGCCCGATGAATTTGATGTTCGAGGCACGGCACACCTCAGCAAAATTTGCGTTCTCGCTGAGCAGGCCGTAGCCGGGATGAATTGCATCCACATCGGCAATCTCCGCGGCCGAGATGACCGCAGGAACATTCAAGTAACTGTCCGCCGACCTTGGCGGACCTATACAGATGGCCTCATCGGCAAAGCGCACATGGAGGCTGTTGCGATCCGCCTCGCTATACACCGCTACCGTGCGGATTCCCATCTCCTTGCACGCGTTGATGACGCGCAGCGCAATCTCTCCGCGATTTGCAATCAATACCTTACGAAACATGTAATCTTCCTGTACTTCTTCGCCCCAAGTCGGCCGCGAGAGAAATCAAAATATGAAGGTTAGGATCTGTACGATCAAGAACCAGAACAACCCGCGCTTGGAGGGCGTACGCAGTCTTTGCGCCCATTCCTGCATGTCGTGATCATCCGACCGCGCAATTGAGTTTGGCTGATTCATCGCGCCTTGATCGCAAACAGCGGTTGACCATACTCCACAGGCTGTCCGCTCGCGGCGATCCGCTTTACCACTTCGCCGGCGACATCGGACTCGATCTCATTCATCAGCTTCATCGCCTCGACGATGCAAAGTACCTGGCCAACTTCCACCTGATCGCCAACGTTCACAAACGATGGCGTGCCCGGCGAGGGCGACTCATAGAACGTCCCCACGATCGGCGACTTCACCTCGTGCAGAGCCTCCTCTGGCGCAGCAGCAGGCACACTGGGCGCGACCGCAGCAGGGGCCGCCGAAGCCATCAACCGGCTCAGGTTTGCGAGGTCTACCCCGCCAGCCGGGGCCGCTGCCGCAGGCTCGCCCGCGAACTTGATCCGGACCTTCAGGTCATCCTGTTCCATGTCGAACTCGGCGATCTCGTTCGCCTTCAAAAATTCGACCAGTTCGCGAAGCTCTTGCAACTTATTTCCGTCCATCATGTCTCCTGTGCCTGTTGCGGCACTCTGGTAATTACAACTCAATCCATGCCTTCACGCTTGGCGTCATAACTTCGCCTCCCGTCGCGGTCACGAGAACCATGTCCTCGATCCGCACTCCGAACTTGCCCGGCATGTACACACCGGGCTCAATCGTGACGACCATACCCTCTTCTAAAACCTGCGTCTGCTTCGCCGCAAGCCTCGGTCCTTCGTGAATCTCCAACCCAACGCCATGCCCGGTCGAGTGGCTGAAATACTTGTCAAGACCAGACCACCGCAGAACGCTTCTTGCCGCTTCATCGACATCGGCACAGGTCACGCCCGGAGCCACCTTCGCAACTCCAGCCTCCTGCGCTTCCAGAACCGCATCATACACTTCCCGCTCGCCCGGCAGCGCCTTGCCCATGTGCACGGTGCGCGTCATGTCGCTGCAATATCCATTTAATATGACGCCAAAATCGAGTGTGACAAAGCCTCGGCGCGGCAATTTAACCTGCGTTGCACGGCCATGCGGCAGCGCGCTGCGCTCTCCGCTGGCGACGATCGTGTCAAACGACATCGCCTCCGCGCCGGCCAGCCGGGCCGCATGTTCCAGCTCTGCCGCAACGGCAACCTCGGTCAACCCCAATTGGATATAGCTCAACATGCCATCGAAGAGACGGCAGCCCAGCAAGGCCGCCTCGCGCATCACGGCGATCTCGTCAGTGTCTTTGACCTCGCGTAGTCCGGCTACCAGCGGCTTGACCGGCTGAAAGATCCCCCGCCGCAGTTTCGCCGAAACCGCCTTGCGCATCGCCTCCAGCGCAGCTACCGATGTCTGTGCGGCGTCGAAGCCGCACCGCTTCAACCCGGCGGCCTCTATCCACTCGCAGGCAGCCGCTACCGCGGGCTTCTTCGCGATGACGACCCTGGTTCCCACCGCCTCGGCTTTGGCTTGAGCGGTGTATCGTCCGTCGGTAAACAGGACGGAGCGGCTGCCAGCCAGTACCAGAGCCGCGTTCGACCCGGTAAACCCGCATAGATAGCGGACATCCGGCAGATGCGTCACCAGCAGGCAATCCACTCCGGCAGCCTTCGCCGCAGCCACAGCTCTCTTCTTACGCACGCTTAAACTCATCCCTATGATTCTACCGAACTTGTGCCGTAAAACTGGCTCAACTCCGACACAACCCGCTATCATGGCCTATGTCCGGCGTTAAACAGGATTCCTCCCCGCGCATTACCCGCCGCCATTTTCTCGTCGGCTCAGGAGCAGCCGCCGCCGGTCTCGCCCTCTACTCCGGGGAAATCGCCCGCCACGAGCTTGATCTCGTTCCCCATACCCTCGCCATCTCCAATCTTCCCAGCGCCTTCCATGGCTTCCGCATCGCACAGATCAGCGACATCCACCTCGACGAGTTCACAGAGCCTTTCTTCCTCGAACGCGTTGTTCGCCATGTCAACGCTCTTGCGGCGGACATGGTCGTTCTCACCGGCGACTTTGTCACCCACGGCTCGCTCACCTTCCTGAACGGCCAGTCCGCCGCGCACCGCTGCGCCGAGATTCTCAGCACCCTCACCTGCCCGCTGCGCTTCGCCTGCCTGGGCAACCACGACGTCGCCGTCAGCGCGCCGCTGGTCATCGACTCCCTCACCTCCAACGACATCCCGGTGCTCGTCGACAAGCACGTCCCCATCGAGCGAAACGGCTCGCGCTTCTGGCTCGCGGGCGTCAACGATCCCGGCACGACTAATCCGCGTCTTGAGCTGGCGGTGCCGCCTCAGCCAGACGGCCCTGTCATTCTAATGGCACACGAACCCGACTACGCCGACACCGTCAAAGAGCATCCGCGCGGGCGCTTCGTCGATGTCATGCTCTCCGGCCATACCCATGGCGGCCAGATTCGACTGCCCTTTATGGGACCGCTCGTCCTTCCACCCATGGGCAAAATCTACGCCGAAGGGCTCTTCCGTCTCGGTAACATGCAGCTTTACGTCAACCGTGGCATTGGCACAGTCGGCATTCCCTTCCGCCTCAACTGCCCGCCGGAGATCACCATTTTTACCCTGCAATCTACCTGAAAAACACATAGCATTTATTTCAGATAGTTCGCATCCATATAGGCGATCCTCTTCGTCATCCGGTCGCTAAAGCGATGAAGCCATTGCATCTTTGGGATGGCTAAAAATTGACACCGGGAGAACGGCAGGGGACAATGCATCTCACGATGTCCACGCTCCAACCTCTTTCGCGCCGCCGTTTTCTCAAACAGAGCTTTGCATTCAGTGCAGCCTCCGCGCTCGCTGGTCCGCTCGTGGCCTGTGGCAGCGGCCCGGCTTCGCTTCTTCCAGCGTCTCCTGACTCCGCACATCTCCTCATGCTCGGAGACTGGGGCATCAATGGCGATTATTCCGATCAGACGACGGTTGCACAGGCGATGCAAAGTTACACGAAGCAGTTGAAGGCGAATCTCCAAGCCCTTCTCATGCTTGGAGACAACTTCTATGGAGTGCTCCCTGGGGGTGTCTCTGACCCCCGCTGGCAGACGCAATTCGAACAGATGTACCCTGCCTCGGTCTTCAACTGCCCGGCTTACGCCATCCCCGGCAACCACGATTATCAATACCAGCCGTTGAAGTACACCGCGGAGCTTGCCTACGCCCAGCAAGGCGGCACGCGCTGGACGATGCCCTCGCAGTGGTATCGCGTCACCTTCCCCGCAAGCGATCCCCTCATCACCCTGATTGCGCTGGACAGCAATATGCCTCTTGCAGGGGGAGCCACTCAAAACGGCAGCTTCTACACCATGACCGATACAACCAGGCAGCAGCAGCTAAGCTGGCTCCAGACCGAGCTTGAAAAACCTCTCACTACGCCATTTCTCGCTGTCATGGGCCACCATCCCATCTACTCCGACGGGATTCATGGCGATAACGCCACCCTCATCAACGACTGGGACCCGCTGCTGCGTAAATACGGCGTCCATCTCTACCTTGCCGGTCACGACCATGACCTCCAGCATCTGGAGTTCGCTGGACACCCCACATCCTTCTTTCTCTCCGGCGGCGGCGGCGCGGGCCTCTATCCCTTGAAGATTGATCCCTCTGTCCGCGGTCCATGGGCAGAGAAGATTCATGGTTTCAGCCATATCGAAGCGACCGAAGACCTTCTCACCATGCGTCATCTCGACAACACGGGCAACATTATCCATGCCTTCACCAAGACGAAAGCCGGGAAGGTCACCATCCTGAGTTAGTAGTCAGATCCGCCCCGCTCCACGCAGCGCAGTGATCTCGTCGTCGGTAAACACCCGCGAGCGGATCAGGAAGCGCACGCCTTCAGGATTCTCCAGCGAAAACATCCCACCCCTGCCCGGCACCACATCCAAAATGAGCTGCGTGTGCTTCCAGTATTCGAACTGGCTGCGGCTCATATAGAAAGGCGTGTCGCCCAATGTCCCGATCAGCACATCGCTGTCGCCTACAAGGAATTCTCCTCGTGGATAACACATCGGCGAGCTGCCATCACAGCAGCCCCCCGATTGGTGAAACATCAGGTCACCGTGCTTTCC from Granulicella sp. L56 includes these protein-coding regions:
- a CDS encoding APC family permease encodes the protein MGLFSATAIVMGSMIGSGIFIVSADMSRALGSPALLIAAWLVTAVMTVIGALSYGELAAMMPKAGGQYVYLREALGPLWGFLYGWTLFLVIQTGTIAAVGVAFGKFLGVFFPSVSAQRWLWHIGHVPAWHVGPMVLGNMEIGLNTANLSAIVVITLLTLLNTLGIKMGAAVQNVFTSAKVLALAAVVLVGVFAKDAIALAANFGAGWHHFWAGAGWHTTHAVQVGVGGPTAYVGLLTIVAVVQVGSLFSADAWNNVTFTAGEIRNPKRNLPLSLAIGTGVVLLLYVLCNFVYLSVLPMMGDPAAGTIAGRGIQFASEDRVATAVMQSAFAGYGAKLMAAAILISTFGCVNGMLLAGARVYYAMSRDGLFFKSVGKLSERSKTPVNSLWVQWAWTCLLCLSGSYGQLLDYVIFAVLIFYILTITGLFVLRRTRPDAVRPYKAFGYPVLPALYIVMATWICIVLLRYKPQYTWPGLVIVLLGVPVYLIWKRQGTAVAGETAGT
- the thiE gene encoding thiamine phosphate synthase, with amino-acid sequence MGLPKLYPILDAGLLAARGHEVRWAAEQMRTAGVELLQYRDKAGSPQSILQNAAIIREVFAGANCRLILNDRADLAVLADWGGVHVGQGDLPPDDARRVVGAARWVGVSTHNDEQVLLANATSADYVAVGPVFATGTKLDAEPVIGLDGVRRARVLTSKPIVAIGGITRANVRSVIEAGADSVALISALFVEGGSVEKVARDFLEILG
- the accC gene encoding acetyl-CoA carboxylase biotin carboxylase subunit; the encoded protein is MFRKVLIANRGEIALRVINACKEMGIRTVAVYSEADRNSLHVRFADEAICIGPPRSADSYLNVPAVISAAEIADVDAIHPGYGLLSENANFAEVCRASNIKFIGPPPEVTRMMGEKSTARQTMKKAKVPILPGSDGVIANEGEALEWARSVGYPVILKAVAGGGGKGMRICRNAEELPKFYEQATQEAMNSFGNGDMYMEKFIERPRHIEFQVLADEHGNVMSLGERECSIQRRHQKLIEEAPSLVITPKLREELGKTIRKSLENIGYWNAGTIEFLMDEDGKIYFIEMNTRIQVEHCVTEMVTGIDLVKAQLRIAAGEKLNSIVTEPVTIRGHAIECRINAEHPEKFTPSAGKITAFNLPGGNGVRVDTAQYAEGVVPPYYDSLIAKLICHGKDREEAMNKMQRALSQFVVQGIHTTIPMHQKIFADAEFRSGKFDTKFMERFFERQKDIKAE
- the accB gene encoding acetyl-CoA carboxylase biotin carboxyl carrier protein, which gives rise to MDGNKLQELRELVEFLKANEIAEFDMEQDDLKVRIKFAGEPAAAAPAGGVDLANLSRLMASAAPAAVAPSVPAAAPEEALHEVKSPIVGTFYESPSPGTPSFVNVGDQVEVGQVLCIVEAMKLMNEIESDVAGEVVKRIAASGQPVEYGQPLFAIKAR
- a CDS encoding Xaa-Pro peptidase family protein, with the protein product MRKKRAVAAAKAAGVDCLLVTHLPDVRYLCGFTGSNAALVLAGSRSVLFTDGRYTAQAKAEAVGTRVVIAKKPAVAAACEWIEAAGLKRCGFDAAQTSVAALEAMRKAVSAKLRRGIFQPVKPLVAGLREVKDTDEIAVMREAALLGCRLFDGMLSYIQLGLTEVAVAAELEHAARLAGAEAMSFDTIVASGERSALPHGRATQVKLPRRGFVTLDFGVILNGYCSDMTRTVHMGKALPGEREVYDAVLEAQEAGVAKVAPGVTCADVDEAARSVLRWSGLDKYFSHSTGHGVGLEIHEGPRLAAKQTQVLEEGMVVTIEPGVYMPGKFGVRIEDMVLVTATGGEVMTPSVKAWIEL
- a CDS encoding metallophosphoesterase — encoded protein: MSGVKQDSSPRITRRHFLVGSGAAAAGLALYSGEIARHELDLVPHTLAISNLPSAFHGFRIAQISDIHLDEFTEPFFLERVVRHVNALAADMVVLTGDFVTHGSLTFLNGQSAAHRCAEILSTLTCPLRFACLGNHDVAVSAPLVIDSLTSNDIPVLVDKHVPIERNGSRFWLAGVNDPGTTNPRLELAVPPQPDGPVILMAHEPDYADTVKEHPRGRFVDVMLSGHTHGGQIRLPFMGPLVLPPMGKIYAEGLFRLGNMQLYVNRGIGTVGIPFRLNCPPEITIFTLQST
- a CDS encoding metallophosphoesterase, with translation MHLTMSTLQPLSRRRFLKQSFAFSAASALAGPLVACGSGPASLLPASPDSAHLLMLGDWGINGDYSDQTTVAQAMQSYTKQLKANLQALLMLGDNFYGVLPGGVSDPRWQTQFEQMYPASVFNCPAYAIPGNHDYQYQPLKYTAELAYAQQGGTRWTMPSQWYRVTFPASDPLITLIALDSNMPLAGGATQNGSFYTMTDTTRQQQLSWLQTELEKPLTTPFLAVMGHHPIYSDGIHGDNATLINDWDPLLRKYGVHLYLAGHDHDLQHLEFAGHPTSFFLSGGGGAGLYPLKIDPSVRGPWAEKIHGFSHIEATEDLLTMRHLDNTGNIIHAFTKTKAGKVTILS
- a CDS encoding DUF779 domain-containing protein, producing the protein MPRTPDQVIATDAAIELMAKLHGKHGDLMFHQSGGCCDGSSPMCYPRGEFLVGDSDVLIGTLGDTPFYMSRSQFEYWKHTQLILDVVPGRGGMFSLENPEGVRFLIRSRVFTDDEITALRGAGRI